The DNA segment AGAAGGGTCGATTGGTGTTCCTAAAATAAAAGCACCAATTATATCAAGTAAACAACTTGGGCTTTTTGACTGAATGAGTAAAACTAATCCCAACATAAGCACAATCATAAATAATTAATTACTACTTATGACTTGTAAAAGCAGTTATAACTAATACAATTTAAAAGATTACATAAATCGCTCGATATTTAATTCTGCGATCTTGATGCGGATGTGTTTATTAAAATAAGTGGTTGCCTTAACCTAATAATACATCATTTCTCTGGTGTAAGTTTTGAGGTTTAGATTAATTATAAATTATTTTCTCAACAAATGCTATTCCCTCACTGCAATTATTTCAAACACTGTATTTTTGTAAATCATGAATTGCCCTTAGATTTTTTCTTCATTTTCGTAAAATGCAATGCAATAATATTAATGAAATCCTTTAAAAGAATTTTTAGCCTCAGCGATTTGCACCCCCGTAATTAGCAAAAAAAATAATATGAATCCCGATTATAGCATCAATAGTATATCTCAAAGCTTTAGAAAATTGCAAAGCATTTTTTCTAAATAATGGCGTTTTATAAAGAATATGAAATCTTCTAAATCAAACTTAAAGGTTAAAGTTCAATAACAAAGTAAAGATAATCCCTTAACTTTACTTTAGTGGTGGCGAAAAGCAAAGTTAAATACTTCAGTAATGCAATTCAACAAACTTGACCAAAGGAGCTTGTAACAATTGTGTTTCAAGGCATTTACTTTTCCCTATTTTTGACCTCTATACATATGCAGCCTGTATTTCGTTATTACCTGTTTACTTTATTATGTTTATTGCTATTCACTGTCGATGGCAAAAGCCAAATCCTATGCACACCCAACGAAATCAGAACAGAAATCACCATTAACGCTTCCGCAGCTGAAGCTTGGCAATTATTGACTGATTTTGATGCTTATGCCAATTGGCATCCATATATTTTACAGATTGAAGGTAAAGTTGCGCTGAAGGAGAAAATTAAAGTGACAACTATTGATGCAGATTCAACTACAGATAAATTTTCGGCCTTTATTTTGGTGTTTGAACCGAATAAACAATTAGCCTGGGGCGGTTCGCTGGGGTTTATTTTTAGTGCTAAACATTACTATATTATTGAACCAATTAATGATAACCAAATACTTTTTAGTTCAGGGGAATATTGGCATGGGATATTCGGGAAAAATTATGGAAAAAAGATTTACCTCGAAACCTACCAAAAATTTAGCGCCATGAACGAAAAAATGAAATCCCTGCTGGAAGCTGAATAATAGCTACAAATGAATTGATAGTGTTGTCGTGGAGTTTCCAACTCCTGACGCCACCCCGGTCTCCGACCGAAATAAGGTAAGTACGATAAATTTTCTCAAGTATTTACAAAAATATACCGCAAAACCCGCTAATTGACGCAATTGTTGGTAGTTATTCGCTGTTGTATTATTTTAGCTTATTATTAATTAAAAAAATATTATGGCAATACTCAAATTTAATACTACTATTACTGCTCCAAAACAAAGGTTATGGAATGTGCTTTGGGATGATGTTTCCCTATCGTAAATGGACTGTTTTTTTCATGAAGGCTCTCATGCTGTAAGCAGTTGGGAGCAGGGTGGCAGGATCGTGTTTCTTGGCCCTAACGGTGATGGCATGTATAGTATGATTGAAAAAGGATGACTGTAAAACAATGGTGTTCAAATATTTAGGTGAAATTAAAAATGGAGAACGTATTGCTAAAGATTGGGGTGATGCTACCGAAAGTTATTTCCTTGAAGAAAAAGATGGAATTACCACATTAAACGTGCAATTAAATATGGGCGCAGAAGCCGGTATGGAGGATTATTTTAATGGTGCCTTCCAAAGACTCGAAGTGGTGAAACAACTAAGAAGGTTAATTTGTTTCAATGTTTATCACTGTTTTACGATAATATAATTATTAGCGGAGGATTCTGTTGTTATTAGCAACAAATAAGTGCCTGCGAGAAGTCTTTCTTTTTGCATACCAATGGTGTGGTGACCGGTATTTATAATGCCATGACTTTTATTGTATAACATTTCGCCCTGCATATTTAACAATTTGAAGGTCACAGTTTCCGGTTTATCGAGTGTCAAATGATATATATTAAAATTATTGTCAGATGGATTCGGGAATATGGAAACATTTAATGGGATATCGGGTGTGTTTATCGGACTGGTATAAGAAAACTCTTTTAAAACGATTTTATTTTCCGGGTCAAAAGTAACGGCAGTAGCAATTTTAGAAAAATGGAAGTTGAAATTTTGATTATTGACATTATTAAAAATAGTTATTAAAGTATCGCTGCCATCACTGAAATTAAACAACAATTCCACAGGCATAGTAAAAAACGGCGGATCTAATTGTGTTTGATTTATTGTATAATTTACAGTTGAGGCATCCACTTCCGGGTAAACATAATAGGTATTTGCATAAACTGGATGATTTGGTTGTTTCAGCCATTCATCAAAAAAATAATCAAGTGCTATTCCGGAATTTTCACTGAAATATGATGCAAAATCATCAATACTTACATTTTTATACATAAAATTAAATGTGTCGGTGGTATATGCTTTCAGCGTTGCAAAAAATGTGCTGTCGCCCACAATATTTCTTAACATATGGATTACGCAAGGTGCTTTGACATAGGTTATTACATCATTAAACAACGTATCGAACGGAGGTGTATGTGTAGCCCAGCTCTCCATTGAAATTGGAAAACCCGGATTTTCCTCACACTAATAATTTGCATATTCGGTAATTGAATCTTCCAATGCATCAGCACCTGTCAAATGGGTTACCCCATAGTAATTCATTATAAGATGCAAATCCCTCATTCATAAAAATGTCGGCCCAGCTTTTTGGCGAAATTAAATCTCCAAACCATTGATGCGCCAGTTCGTGCGACAACAGCCATTCGCTCCAGCAATTTTTACAAATGATGGTTTACACTTTGATTTTCCATGCCTTCTGAATAAAATTCAATAGAACTTGCATTTGCATATTTTTCGAAAGGGTAATCTCCATATAATTCGCCAAATAATCCAGCATGAGGGGCATCGTTGTTTCTGTTGTTCCAATGTCTTCACTA comes from the Bacteroidota bacterium genome and includes:
- a CDS encoding SRPBCC domain-containing protein, which gives rise to MQPVFRYYLFTLLCLLLFTVDGKSQILCTPNEIRTEITINASAAEAWQLLTDFDAYANWHPYILQIEGKVALKEKIKVTTIDADSTTDKFSAFILVFEPNKQLAWGGSLGFIFSAKHYYIIEPINDNQILFSSGEYWHGIFGKNYGKKIYLETYQKFSAMNEKMKSLLEAE
- a CDS encoding T9SS type A sorting domain-containing protein; translated protein: MESWATHTPPFDTLFNDVITYVKAPCVIHMLRNIVGDSTFFATLKAYTTDTFNFMYKNVSIDDFASYFSENSGIALDYFFDEWLKQPNHPVYANTYYVYPEVDASTVNYTINQTQLDPPFFTMPVELLFNFSDGSDTLITIFNNVNNQNFNFHFSKIATAVTFDPENKIVLKEFSYTSPINTPDIPLNVSIFPNPSDNNFNIYHLTLDKPETVTFKLLNMQGEMLYNKSHGIINTGHHTIGMQKERLLAGTYLLLITTESSANNYIIVKQ